A stretch of Kryptolebias marmoratus isolate JLee-2015 linkage group LG24, ASM164957v2, whole genome shotgun sequence DNA encodes these proteins:
- the ivns1abpa gene encoding influenza virus NS1A-binding protein homolog A, with amino-acid sequence MTPNGYLIFEDESFLDSTVVKMNALRKSGQFCDVRLQVCGHELMAHRAVLACCSPYLFEIFNSDVETPGISHITFEDLNPDAIEILLNYAYTAQLKAEKELVKDVYSAAKRFKMERVKQICGDYLLSKMDFQNAISFRNFASSMGDSRLLAKVDAYIQDHLLDVSEQEDFLKLPRLKLEVMLEDHLTLPSNGKLYSKVLNWVQRSLWENGDQLERLMEEVQTLYYSPDHKLVDGGLVIEGHSEVFSGEEDHLQLVQKKPVRESAQRQLSCSSSGSLSPSNQAANVPKPSARREWKYIASEKTSNNNYLCLAVLDGVLCVIFIHGRNSPQTSPTATPCLVKSLSFEAQPEEVEEHPLSPMHYARSGLGTAALNGKLIAAGGYNREECLRTVECYNPAEDCWTFIAPMRTPRARFQMAVLMGQLYVIGGSNGHSDELSCGEMYDPHTDEWVQVAELRTNRCNAGVCSLNNKLYVVGGSDPCGQKGLKNCDVFDPVAKTWSKCASLNIRRHQAAVCELDGFMYVIGGAESWNCLNTVERYNPENNTWTLVAPMNVARRGAAVAVHAGKLFVVGGFDGSHALRCVEVYDPARNEWRMLGSMISSRSNAGVAMLGETIYVVGGFDGNEFLNTVEVYNPETDEWNDCTKAPSPLSD; translated from the exons ATGACTCCAAACGGTTATTTGATCTTTGAGGATGAGAGTTTCCTGGATTCCACCGTGGTCAAAATGAATGCTCTGAGAAAGAGTGGTCAGTTCTGCGATGTCAGACTGCAG GTGTGTGGTCATGAGCTGATGGCTCACCGTGCCGTTCTGGCTTGCTGCAGTCCCTACTTGTTTGAGATCTTTAACAGTGATGTTGAGACTCCTGGAATCTCACACATCACTTTTGAGGACTTAAACCCAGATGCTATAGAGATCTTACTCAACTACGCCTACACTGCCCA ACTGAAAGCTGAAAAGGAGCTGGTCAAGGATGTGTACTCTGCAGCCAAAAGGTTCAAGATGGAGCGAGTCAaacag ATTTGTGGCGACTACCTGCTGTCTAAAATGGATTTCCAGAACGCCATCTCCTTCCGAAACTTTGCCAGCTCTATGGGAGACTCCAGGCTTTTGGCAAAAGTGGACGCTTACATCCAGGACCACCTGCTGGACGTTTCTGAACAGGAGGATTTCCTTAAACTTCCCAGATTAAAg TTAGAGGTGATGCTTGAAGACCACTTGACTCTGCCCAGCAACGGCAAACTCTACTCGAAGGTGCTGAACTGGGTGCAGCGTAGCCTTTGGGAGAATGGAGACCAACTGGAGCGACTGATGGAAGAG gtgCAAACGCTCTACTACTCACCTGACCATAAGCTGGTGGATGGAGGGCTGGTGATTGAGGGGCACAGTGAGGTGTTTAGTGGCGAGGAGGACCACCTCCAGTTGGTACAG AAGAAACCTGTACGTGAGAGCGCCCAGAGACAGCTAAGCTGCAGCTCTTCAGGAAGCCTCTCACCCTCCAACCAAGcagcaaatgtcccaaaacCAAGTGCCAGGAGAGAGTGGAAGTACATCGCCTCTGAGAAGACTTCAA ACAACAACTATTTGTGTCTGGCTGTGCTGGACGGAGTGCTGTGCGTGATCTTCATACATGGGCGCAACAGCCCTCAGACCTCTCCGACTGCCACTCCCTGCCTGGTGAAGAGCCTCAGCTTCGAGGCCCAGCccgaggaggtggaggagcatCCGCTTTCACCCATGCATTACGCTCGCTCCGGCCTGGGCACTGCAGCTCTGAACGGAAAGCTCATCGCAGCAG GAGGTTACAACAGAGAGGAGTGTCTGAGGACTGTGGAGTGTTACAATCCTGCCGAGGACTGCTGGACTTTCATCGCACCCATGCGGACTCCGAGGGCTCGCTTCCAGATGGCCGTGCTCATG GGTCAGCTGTATGTGATTGGAGGCTCCAACGGACACTCTGATGAGCTGAGTTGTGGGGAGATGTATGATCCGCATACTGATGAGTGGGTTCAGGTGGCTGAGCTGAGGACAAACCGCTGCAATGCAG GCGTCTGCTCCTTGAACAACAAGCTGTATGTTGTGGGAGGGTCGGACCCCTGCGGGCAGAAGGGCCTGAAGAACTGTGACGTTTTTGACCCCGTGGCTAAAACCTGGTCCAAGTGTGCCTCCCTTAACATCA gGAGGCACCAGGCAGCTGTGTGTGAGCTGGATGGCTTCATGTATGTGATCGGAGGGGCAGAGTCGTGGAACTGCCTGAACACCGTGGAGCGCTACAACCCTGAGAACAACACCTGGACCCTGGTAGCCCCCATGAACGTGGCTCGGAGGGGAGCTGCTGTCGCTGTCCATGCAG GCaagctgtttgttgttggtGGGTTTGATGGCTCCCACGCTCTCCGCTGCGTGGAGGTCTACGATCCCGCCCGCAACGAGTGGAGGATGCTGGGCAGCATGATATCATCGCGCAGCAACGCGGGCGTGGCCATGCTGGGTGAAACCATCTACGTTGTGGGCGGCTTCGACGGAAACGAGTTCCTGAACACAGTGGAGGTGTACAACCCCGAGACGGACGAGTGGAATGACTGCACCAAAGCCCCGTCTCCCCTTTCTGACTGA
- the swt1 gene encoding transcriptional protein SWT1, with amino-acid sequence MSQNPKKRKRRKSPFSSEDEKKVSKLEDDSRRKKRCIEDVKSHTRKAKQQKTSVKEDLTRSRHNKKPIFKSKQQAGEQKAVTKERGRGSTSTVSVHLHEKSCSSKEEKHNSSRYKNTSKHMTGEKDHSRPSSTRDTASASQATNMLKDRTDKKYSLGTSSKLEKLQVSPSPSTVLQKDQKQKGQRRNGSAEEPSRTQHDNGTRKTTRTDFSSCKDSPKQRSRGEIKNSCKSYQAKDLLAKWSLCTDAKDLSASDRNRSSSPAKHRSSEISSQLWKKVPLTCESDTPVPPKPAPSSAQKQMLNQKFVPFKFRIPKTRLPRPAQSTDGNYNNVTTNKNPEKTYKNKLPKTEVLKKEPDLETVQPCNSLKASFNSSYEQQDKRSPSPAQLLPVGDTNIQQCYDQGQVVKELHLARSEKRLEVNVMESYGDLTCMDIDSPEERPAQTFCRQTRQQDLILVLDTNILLSHLDYVKGIKSCGLGAMGFPVVLIPWVVLQELDSLKRGRGQIGSVAHLATPAISYIYTSLKSWDPHLWGQSMQQAAVSSNGLNAENNDDRVLQCCLQYQNMYPGCALILCTNDKNLCSKALLSGVRAFCKSDLEAEVQKSRHSHSILQNIQAPALPQISPEVSSPVLATSCTTVQSRGQEKAGLSVVAPDKDNKRLSEGDNEKTKRELSRRLFELEECLREVLSDVLEVEMKAAFEDLWLEIVYIKPPWTLRDLLQCFKKHWIAVFGHIVPRKILEIISNLITFFNSGEAVQSCATAEALQEAKELVKAFWKSSKHVPQAITVLENIYNKLQSQHNVSVEEESLTCDVIMKDDDEDKLLVSAQVSPQEVWSVFENIWTNAFQTSVEVFKALGFNPQTLQTTTPMGGPAPPQDAVACLHKLSSMASQLLQAFSSVLSSAPGLEEVQMLLAVIYSNKIVNEDSRLTAKHLFDCFSQPEYREKLQVGGNQLMELKKTLDCCIQATGQHASFTT; translated from the exons ATGTCTCAAAACCCAAAGAAGAGAAAGCGAAGGAAGTCGCCTTTTTCAAGTGAAGATGAGAAGAAG GTTTCTAAGTTGGAGGATGACTCccgaagaaaaaaaagatgtatagAAGATGTAAAGAGTCACACAAG GaaagcaaagcaacaaaaaacgTCTGTTAAAGAGGATTTAACCCGCTCCCGTCACAACAAAAAGCCAATCTTCAAATCAAAACAGCAAGCGGGGGAGCAGAAAGCCGTTACTAAGGAGAGAGGACGTGGCAGCACCAGCACTGTTTCTGTGCATCTTCATGAGAAAAGCTGCtccagcaaagaagaaaaacacaattccAGTAGATATAAAAACACTAGTAAACATATGACTGGGGAAAAGGACCACTCAAGACCTTCGAGTACTAGAGATACAGCTTCAGCTTCTCAGGCTACAAATATGTTAAAAGACAGGACAGATAAAAAATACTCTTTGGGCACCTCTTCTAAGTTAGAGAAGCTACAAGTGAGTCCCAGTCCAAGTACGGTTCTACAGAAAGACCAGAAGCAGAAGGGACAAAGGAGGAATGGTTCCGCTGAGGAACCTTCAAGAACTCAACATGACAACGGGACTAGAAAGACTACCAGAACCGACTTCTCTTCCTGTAAGGATTCCCCAAAGCAGCGAAGCAGGGGGGAAatcaaaaacagctgcaaaagtTATCAAGCCAAAGATTTACTAGCTAAATGGAGCTTGTGTACAGATGCAAAAGATTTATCTGCCTCTGACAGAAACAGGTCTTCCTCTCCAGCCAAGCATCGTTCTTCAGAGATTAGTTCACAGTTGTGGAAGAAAGTCCCTTTAACCTGTGAGAGTGACACGCCTGTGCCACCTAAGCCAGCACCATCATCTGCTCAGAAGCAAATGCTTAATCAAAAATTTGTGCCTTTTAAATTCAGGATACCAAAAACGCGTCTGCCTAGACCAGCACAGAGCACAGATGGAAATTATAATAATGTTACtacaaacaaaaatcctgaGAAGACATATAAGAATAAACTTCCAAAGACTGAGGTTTTGAAGAAGGAACCTGATCTGGAAACAGTTCAGCCCTGCAACTCTTTGAAGGCTTCCTTTAATTCTTCATATGAACAACAAGATAAGAGGTCGCCCTCGCCTGCGCAGCTCCTTCCTGTAGGTGATACAAACATTCAGCAATGTTACGATCag GGGCAGGTGGTCAAGGAGCTTCATCTTGCTCGCTCTGAGAAGAGACTGGAGGTAAATGTGATGGAGAGTTACGGTGACCTCACCTGTATGGACATAGATTCTCCAGAAGAAAGACCAGCGCAAACATTTT GCAGGCAGACCCGTCAGCAAGACCTCATCCTTGTTCTTGACACAAATATTCTCCTCAGTCACTTGGATTATGTGAAAGGGATCAAATCTTGTGGCCTTGGAG CAATGGGCTTTCCTGTCGTCCTGATCCCCTGGGTGGTGCTTCAAGAACTGGATTCCTTAAAAAGGGGAAGAGGGCAGATTGGTTCCGTGGCCCACCTCGCAACGCCTGCCATCTCCTACATCTACACCAGTCTGAAGAGCTGGGACCCCCACCTGTGGGGGCAGTCCATGCAGCAGGCCGCTGTGAGCAGCA acgGTCTAAATGCTGAGAATAACGATGACAGAGTGCTGCAGTGCTGCCTGCAATACCAGAACATGTACCCAGGGTGTGCTCTCATCTTATGCAC TAATGATAAAAATCTGTGCAGTAAAGCCCTCCTGAGTGGGGTGAGGGCTTTCTGCAAGAGTGATTTGGAGGCAGAGGTTCAGAAGTCCAGGCACAGCCATTCCATCCTGCAGAACATCCAGGCTCCAGCCCTGCCTCAGATCAGCCCTGAGGTCTCATCACCAGTGTTGGCCACAAGTTGCACAACAGTCCAGTCACGTGGTCAGGAGAAAGCTGGGCTCTCTGTAGTCGCTCCAGACAAAG ACAACAAGCGGCTCAGTGAAGGAGACAACGAAAAGACAAAACGGGAACTTAGCAGAAGACTTTTTGAGCTGGAAGAATGTCTGCGGGAGGTGCTGTCTGACGTCTTAGAGGTGGAGATGAAGGCTGCTTTCGAAGACCTCTGGCTTGAG ATAGTTTATATAAAACCACCCTGGACTCTGCGAGATCTCttgcagtgttttaaaaagcactggATCGCTGTCTTTGGACATATTGTCCCGCGGAAGATTCTGGAAATCATTTCCAACCTCATCACCTTCTTTAACTCAG GAGAAGCTGTGCAAAGTTGCGCAACCGCAGAGGCCCTTCAGGAAGCAAAGGAGCTCGTAAAAGCATTTTGGAAAAGTTCAAAACATGTTCCCCAGGCCATCACTGTTCTggaaaacatttacaataagCTGCAATCTCAG CACAATGTGTCTGTGGAGGAAGAATCTCTCACCTGTGATGTCATCATGAAGGATGACGATGAAGACAAACTACTCGTATCTGCTCAGGTCTCTCCCCAAGAAGTGTGGTCCGTCTTTGAAAATATCTGGACTAATGCGTTCCAAACAAG TGTGGAAGTGTTCAAAGCGCTTGGCTTTAACCCTCAAACCCTGCAGACGACCACACCGATGGGAGGTCCTGCTCCGCCGCAGGACGCTGTAGCCTGTTTGCACAAACTGTCCTCTATGGCCTCACAGCTGCTCCAAGCGTTCAGCAG TGTCTTGTCCTCGGCCCCCGGTTTAGAGGAAGTCCAAATGCTGCTCGCCGTCATCTACTCCAATAAG ATTGTTAACGAGGATTCCAGATTAACAGCCAAACATCTGTTTGACTGCTTCTCCCAGCCGGAGTATAG GGAGAAGCTCCAAGTTGGAGGGAACCAGTTGATGGAGCTGAAAAAGACCTTGGATTGTTGCATTCAAGCCACAGGCCAACACGCCTCCTTCACCACGTAG